A single Blastococcus colisei DNA region contains:
- a CDS encoding DEAD/DEAH box helicase — MTLVHPVSFESNTTENAVHNTTENTAVEAATGPTFHELGLPQLLVTALERRGIHRPFAIQTSALPDALAGRDVLGKAATGSGKTLAFGLPLLARIGAEVKNGRRAPRGLVLVPTRELAQQVHDNLAPLGQATGVQLATVYGGAPMYRQIQQLRRGVDVIIATPGRLQDLISQGEATLAEVVVTVLDEADFMADLGFLPVVKELLDQTDRNAQRLLFSATLDGEVDSLVRRYLKDPARHEVKRTGDDAPPAEHLAFSLAFRDKLQVATELAGRPGRTIVFARTQLGVDRLAENLKAAGIKAEAIHGGLPQSARKRALEEFTDARSPVLVATDVAARGIHVDDVSLVLHYDPPTDAKTYLHRSGRTARAGAAGVVVSLLLPDQVGQSKRRFRTAKVDPAIDRIRPGDQAILDLVAKGVPVEPKERTQRDMRRGGGGPGGRPRRDGDRPTGGHRGGPRRSFGDKPRPAGERSGGSYGERSSGGERGGRSGGRPSRPSRYSN, encoded by the coding sequence ATGACTTTGGTCCACCCTGTCTCGTTCGAGTCCAACACGACTGAGAACGCCGTTCATAACACCACCGAGAACACCGCCGTCGAGGCCGCGACCGGGCCGACGTTCCACGAGCTGGGCCTGCCCCAGCTGCTGGTGACGGCGCTCGAGCGCCGCGGCATCCACCGCCCGTTCGCCATCCAGACCTCCGCCCTCCCGGACGCTCTCGCCGGGCGCGACGTGCTCGGCAAGGCCGCCACCGGTTCGGGCAAGACGCTGGCCTTCGGCCTGCCGCTGCTCGCCCGCATCGGCGCCGAGGTCAAGAACGGCCGCCGTGCCCCGCGCGGGCTGGTCCTCGTCCCGACCCGCGAGCTGGCCCAGCAGGTGCACGACAACCTGGCGCCCCTCGGCCAGGCCACCGGTGTCCAGCTGGCCACCGTCTACGGCGGTGCGCCCATGTACCGCCAGATCCAGCAGCTCCGTCGCGGCGTCGACGTCATCATCGCCACCCCTGGCCGGCTGCAGGACCTGATCAGCCAGGGTGAGGCGACCCTCGCCGAGGTCGTCGTGACCGTGCTGGACGAGGCCGACTTCATGGCCGACCTGGGCTTCCTCCCGGTCGTCAAGGAACTGCTCGACCAGACCGACCGCAACGCCCAGCGGCTGCTGTTCTCGGCCACGCTGGACGGCGAGGTCGATTCCCTGGTCCGCCGCTACCTCAAGGACCCGGCGCGCCACGAGGTCAAGCGCACCGGCGACGACGCGCCGCCGGCCGAGCACCTGGCGTTCAGCCTCGCCTTCCGCGACAAGCTGCAGGTGGCGACCGAGCTCGCCGGCCGCCCCGGACGCACGATCGTCTTCGCTCGCACCCAGCTGGGGGTGGACCGGCTGGCGGAGAACCTGAAGGCCGCCGGCATCAAGGCCGAGGCCATCCACGGTGGGCTGCCGCAGTCCGCGCGCAAGCGCGCCCTGGAGGAGTTCACCGACGCCCGGTCCCCGGTCCTGGTGGCCACGGACGTCGCCGCGCGCGGCATCCACGTGGACGACGTCTCGCTGGTCCTGCACTACGACCCGCCGACGGACGCCAAGACCTACCTGCACCGCTCGGGCCGCACCGCCCGCGCCGGTGCCGCCGGCGTCGTCGTCTCGCTGCTGCTGCCTGATCAGGTGGGCCAGTCCAAGCGCCGGTTCCGCACCGCCAAGGTCGACCCGGCCATCGACCGGATCCGTCCGGGCGACCAGGCGATCCTCGACCTGGTGGCGAAGGGGGTCCCGGTGGAGCCCAAGGAGCGCACCCAGCGCGACATGCGTCGTGGCGGTGGCGGTCCCGGCGGCCGTCCCCGTCGGGACGGCGACCGCCCCACCGGCGGTCACCGTGGCGGCCCGCGTCGCTCGTTCGGCGACAAGCCGCGGCCGGCCGGTGAGCGTTCCGGTGGCTCGTACGGCGAACGTTCCTCGGGTGGCGAGCGCGGCGGGCGTTCGGGTGGTCGGCCGAGCCGGCCCTCGCGCTACAGCAACTGA
- a CDS encoding aldehyde dehydrogenase family protein, with amino-acid sequence MSSDRLAVRKTYKLYVNGAFPRSESGRTYEVTDTKGHFLANAAWASRKDARDAVVAARAAFGTWSGATAYNRGQVLYRVAEVMEGRHVQFCEEVAAGEGLSGSKARAAVDAAIDRWVWYAGWTDKLAAVLGGANPVAGPYFDFSMPEPTGVVAVLAPQQSSLLGLVSVLAPVLATGNTAVVVTSKDRPLPAVTLAEVLATSDVPAGTVNLLTGDAAELGTWLAEHADVDAIDLTGAPAGRAMEFEREAAGTVKRVLRAPAADPDWTADPGLSRMTPFLETKTVWHPIGV; translated from the coding sequence GTGAGTTCCGACCGGCTCGCCGTCCGCAAGACCTACAAGCTCTACGTCAACGGCGCCTTCCCGCGCTCGGAGTCCGGGCGCACCTACGAGGTCACCGACACCAAGGGGCACTTCCTCGCCAACGCCGCCTGGGCCTCCCGCAAGGACGCCCGGGACGCCGTCGTCGCCGCCCGCGCCGCGTTCGGCACGTGGTCGGGCGCGACCGCCTACAACCGCGGCCAGGTGCTCTACCGCGTGGCCGAGGTGATGGAGGGCCGGCACGTCCAGTTCTGCGAGGAGGTCGCCGCCGGCGAGGGGCTGTCAGGCTCCAAGGCCCGCGCCGCCGTCGACGCCGCCATCGACCGCTGGGTCTGGTACGCCGGCTGGACCGACAAGCTCGCCGCCGTCCTCGGCGGGGCCAACCCCGTCGCCGGGCCGTACTTCGACTTCTCGATGCCCGAGCCGACCGGCGTCGTCGCCGTCCTGGCGCCGCAGCAGTCCTCGCTGCTCGGCCTGGTCAGCGTCCTGGCGCCGGTGCTGGCCACCGGCAACACGGCCGTCGTCGTGACGTCGAAGGACCGGCCGCTGCCCGCGGTGACGCTCGCCGAGGTGCTCGCGACCAGTGACGTCCCGGCCGGCACGGTCAACCTGCTGACCGGCGACGCCGCGGAGCTGGGCACCTGGCTGGCCGAGCACGCCGACGTCGACGCCATCGACCTGACCGGCGCACCCGCGGGGCGGGCCATGGAGTTCGAGCGCGAGGCGGCCGGCACGGTCAAGCGCGTGCTGCGCGCGCCGGCGGCCGATCCGGACTGGACCGCGGATCCCGGCCTGTCCCGGATGACGCCGTTCCTCGAGACGAAGACGGTGTGGCACCCGATCGGGGTCTAG
- a CDS encoding aldehyde dehydrogenase family protein has product MTSMFEYAPAPESRSIVDISPSYGLFIDGEFVDGTGEAFKSVNPATEEVLTEVSSASEADVDRAVAAARRAFTRVWGPMRPADRGKYLFRIARILQERAREFAVLESLDNGKPIRESRDVDVPLAAAHFFYHAGWADKLDHAGLGPGPRPLGVAGQVIPWNFPLLMLAWKIAPALATGNTVVLKPAETTPLTALLFAEVCRQADLPPGVVNIVTGAGDTGRAVVEHGDVDKVAFTGSTEVGKSIARAVAGTAKKLTLELGGKAANIVFDDAPIDQAVEGIVQGIFFNQGHVCCAGSRLLVQESIHDEVIASLQRRIGTLRVGDPLDKNTDIGAINSAEQLARIRELSDYGEAEGAQRWQPACDLPDRGFWFPPTVFTNVSPAHRIARDEVFGPVLSVLTFRTPDEAVAKANNTTYGLSAGIWTEKGSRILKIANQLRAGVVWANTFNKFDPTSPFGGYKQSGYGREGGRHGLAAYLKGNDQ; this is encoded by the coding sequence ATGACCAGCATGTTCGAGTACGCCCCCGCGCCCGAGTCGCGGTCCATCGTCGACATCTCGCCCTCCTACGGCCTCTTCATCGACGGCGAGTTCGTCGACGGCACCGGTGAGGCGTTCAAGAGCGTCAACCCGGCCACCGAAGAGGTCCTCACCGAGGTCTCCTCCGCCAGCGAGGCCGACGTCGACCGTGCCGTGGCCGCCGCCCGGCGCGCGTTCACCCGCGTGTGGGGCCCGATGCGCCCGGCCGACCGCGGCAAGTACCTGTTCCGGATCGCCCGGATCCTCCAGGAGCGCGCCCGCGAGTTCGCCGTCCTGGAGTCGCTGGACAACGGCAAGCCGATCCGGGAGTCCCGCGACGTCGACGTCCCCCTGGCCGCGGCGCACTTCTTCTACCACGCGGGCTGGGCCGACAAGCTCGATCACGCAGGGCTCGGACCCGGCCCGCGGCCGCTGGGCGTGGCCGGCCAGGTCATCCCGTGGAACTTCCCGCTGCTGATGCTCGCGTGGAAGATCGCCCCGGCCCTGGCCACCGGCAACACCGTCGTCCTCAAGCCGGCGGAGACCACGCCGCTCACCGCCCTGCTGTTCGCCGAGGTCTGCCGGCAGGCGGACCTGCCGCCCGGCGTGGTCAACATCGTCACCGGCGCCGGTGACACCGGCCGTGCGGTGGTCGAGCACGGGGACGTCGACAAGGTGGCGTTCACCGGCTCGACGGAGGTCGGCAAGTCGATCGCCCGCGCGGTCGCCGGCACCGCCAAGAAGCTCACCCTCGAACTCGGCGGCAAGGCGGCCAACATCGTCTTCGACGACGCCCCCATCGACCAGGCGGTCGAGGGCATCGTCCAGGGGATCTTCTTCAACCAGGGGCACGTCTGCTGCGCGGGCTCGCGGCTGCTGGTCCAGGAGTCGATCCACGACGAGGTCATCGCCTCGCTGCAGCGGCGGATCGGCACGCTGCGCGTCGGCGACCCGCTGGACAAGAACACCGACATCGGCGCGATCAACAGCGCCGAGCAGCTCGCCCGCATCCGCGAGCTGTCGGACTACGGCGAGGCCGAGGGCGCCCAGCGGTGGCAGCCGGCCTGCGATCTGCCCGACCGCGGCTTCTGGTTCCCGCCGACGGTCTTCACCAACGTCTCCCCCGCGCACCGCATCGCCCGCGACGAGGTGTTCGGGCCGGTGCTCAGCGTGCTCACCTTCCGCACGCCGGACGAGGCCGTCGCGAAGGCCAACAACACGACCTACGGCCTCTCGGCCGGTATCTGGACCGAGAAGGGGTCGCGCATCCTCAAGATCGCCAACCAGCTCCGAGCCGGCGTCGTGTGGGCCAACACGTTCAACAAGTTCGACCCGACGTCGCCGTTCGGCGGCTACAAGCAGTCCGGCTACGGCCGCGAGGGCGGCCGGCACGGGCTCGCCGCCTACCTGAAGGGGAACGATCAGTGA
- the deoC gene encoding deoxyribose-phosphate aldolase, producing MTHVLDPDALPDGARALMTPLPPYDDVTRSDSAFRAFLHGLPGVDQVGAEGRVAMLGTRSIKTTSKAWAIDTAIAMVDLTTLEGADTPGKVRSLAAKARRPDPGDPACPQVAAVCVYGDLAGVAREALGDSGIHVAAVATAFPSGRASRAVKIADVEDAVANGADEIDMVVDRGAFLAGRYLDVYEEIVAVKEACGEAHLKVILETGELVTLDNVRRASWIAMLAGGDFIKTSTGKVNPAATLPVSLVMLEAVRDFRAATGRQIGFKPAGGIRTTKDAIKHLVLINETVGPDWLDPDWFRFGASSLLNDLLLQRQKLRTGHYSGPDYVTVD from the coding sequence ATGACCCACGTGCTCGACCCCGACGCGCTGCCCGACGGCGCGCGCGCGTTGATGACGCCGCTCCCGCCGTACGACGACGTGACGCGCTCCGACTCGGCGTTCCGTGCCTTCCTGCACGGCCTGCCGGGCGTCGACCAGGTGGGCGCCGAGGGTCGCGTCGCGATGCTGGGCACCCGGTCGATCAAGACCACCTCGAAGGCCTGGGCCATCGACACCGCGATCGCGATGGTCGACCTCACCACGCTCGAGGGCGCCGACACCCCCGGCAAGGTGCGATCGCTGGCCGCCAAGGCCCGCCGTCCCGACCCGGGCGACCCCGCCTGCCCGCAGGTCGCGGCCGTCTGCGTCTACGGCGACCTCGCCGGCGTCGCGCGCGAGGCGCTCGGCGACAGCGGCATCCACGTCGCGGCGGTCGCCACCGCGTTCCCCAGTGGCCGCGCCAGCCGCGCGGTGAAGATCGCCGACGTGGAGGACGCCGTGGCCAACGGCGCCGACGAGATCGACATGGTCGTCGACCGCGGCGCCTTCCTCGCCGGCCGCTACCTCGACGTCTACGAGGAGATCGTCGCCGTCAAGGAGGCCTGCGGAGAGGCACACCTCAAGGTCATCCTCGAGACCGGTGAGCTGGTCACGCTGGACAACGTCCGCCGCGCCTCGTGGATCGCCATGCTCGCCGGCGGCGACTTCATCAAGACCTCCACCGGCAAGGTCAACCCGGCCGCGACCCTCCCGGTGAGCCTCGTGATGCTCGAGGCGGTCCGCGACTTCCGCGCCGCGACCGGCCGCCAGATCGGGTTCAAGCCCGCCGGCGGCATCCGGACGACGAAGGACGCGATCAAGCACCTGGTGCTGATCAACGAGACTGTCGGCCCTGACTGGCTGGACCCCGACTGGTTCCGCTTCGGCGCCTCCAGCCTGCTCAACGACCTCCTGCTGCAGCGGCAGAAGCTGCGCACCGGCCACTACTCCGGCCCCGACTACGTCACGGTGGACTGA
- a CDS encoding HNH endonuclease signature motif containing protein encodes MGELASALDALAAEDLHAMVAPQLLDRSAELVRARNRIDAELARTVRVADLTQAPEHDGLKTMRSWLRGHARLSPSAAGQLVRNGRVLEHLPAVAAGCAAGEITAEQVSVLAPVVSPENVAAAAEQGVDLAEVDAVLAETAATRQHAHLGRVVHHYLERLDPDGSEPDPTEQRSLRMTKHSDGSLSGAFDLDAVGGEKVQSVLESFVQANRPAGDLRTRAQQLGDALVQWADVTLASGQAPIMRTVKPHVIVLIDVEDLADPATGPGAGEMGFGAVISAARARWLACDGTISRVVMGPDGEVLDHGRTKRIVPPGLRRAVEVQERHCVFAGCEAPTHWCDVHHVQEWVLHEGPTSLENSALLCERHHTKVHHGFRVERQPDGRWRTWRPDGTEILVLQRITGGTERARTG; translated from the coding sequence GTGGGCGAGCTGGCATCGGCGCTGGACGCCCTCGCCGCCGAGGACCTGCATGCCATGGTTGCGCCCCAGCTGCTGGACCGGAGCGCGGAGCTGGTGCGGGCGCGGAACCGGATCGACGCCGAGCTGGCGCGCACGGTGCGGGTGGCCGACCTGACGCAGGCGCCGGAGCACGACGGGTTGAAGACGATGCGGTCGTGGTTGCGCGGGCATGCTCGCCTCTCGCCGTCCGCGGCCGGTCAGCTCGTGCGCAACGGGCGGGTGCTGGAGCATCTGCCTGCGGTGGCGGCCGGCTGCGCTGCCGGTGAGATCACCGCCGAGCAGGTGTCGGTGCTCGCCCCGGTGGTGTCGCCGGAGAACGTGGCGGCGGCCGCCGAGCAGGGTGTGGACCTGGCCGAGGTCGATGCGGTGCTCGCGGAGACGGCTGCCACCCGCCAGCACGCGCACCTGGGTCGGGTGGTGCACCACTATCTGGAGCGACTCGACCCCGACGGCAGCGAGCCCGATCCGACCGAGCAGCGCTCGCTGCGGATGACGAAGCACTCCGACGGCAGCCTGAGTGGCGCTTTCGACCTCGACGCGGTCGGCGGGGAGAAGGTGCAGTCGGTGCTCGAGTCGTTCGTGCAGGCCAACCGGCCCGCCGGCGACCTGCGCACCCGCGCCCAGCAGCTCGGTGATGCGCTGGTGCAGTGGGCCGACGTCACCCTCGCCTCGGGCCAGGCGCCGATCATGCGCACGGTCAAGCCGCACGTCATCGTCCTGATCGACGTCGAGGACCTGGCCGACCCGGCCACCGGCCCCGGTGCGGGCGAGATGGGGTTCGGCGCCGTCATCTCCGCCGCCCGGGCCCGCTGGCTGGCCTGCGACGGCACCATCAGCAGGGTCGTCATGGGGCCCGACGGCGAGGTCCTGGATCACGGGCGGACCAAGCGGATCGTCCCGCCGGGCCTGCGCCGGGCCGTGGAGGTGCAGGAGCGGCACTGCGTGTTCGCCGGCTGCGAGGCGCCGACCCACTGGTGCGACGTCCACCATGTCCAGGAGTGGGTGCTCCACGAGGGCCCGACCAGCCTGGAGAACTCCGCGCTGCTCTGCGAACGTCACCACACCAAGGTGCACCACGGCTTCCGGGTCGAACGACAACCCGACGGCCGATGGCGCACCTGGCGACCCGACGGCACCGAGATCCTCGTGCTCCAGCGCATCACCGGCGGGACGGAGCGCGCCCGTACGGGCTGA
- the upp gene encoding uracil phosphoribosyltransferase — protein MQLTVVDHPLARARLTRMRDERTDNAMFRAALRELTQMLVYEATRDLAIAEEPIQTPVVATTGFRLAAPPLIVPVLRAGLGMADTAHGMLPESQMGFVGLARNEETFQPEAYMASLPASLVDREVFVLDPMLATGGSLVHCCGLLTARGATSITVLCALAAPEGIQRLEESGLPLRVFTASVDEGLNDKAYIVPGLGDAGDRQFGAV, from the coding sequence GTGCAGCTCACCGTCGTCGACCACCCGTTGGCCCGTGCCCGTCTGACCAGGATGCGCGACGAGCGGACGGACAACGCCATGTTCCGCGCCGCCCTGCGCGAGCTCACGCAGATGCTGGTCTACGAGGCGACCCGCGATCTGGCCATCGCCGAGGAGCCGATCCAGACGCCGGTCGTCGCGACGACCGGCTTCCGGCTGGCCGCACCCCCGTTGATCGTGCCGGTCCTGCGGGCCGGCCTCGGGATGGCCGACACCGCGCACGGGATGCTGCCGGAGTCGCAGATGGGCTTCGTCGGCCTGGCCCGCAACGAGGAGACCTTCCAGCCGGAGGCCTACATGGCGTCGTTGCCGGCGTCCCTGGTCGACCGCGAGGTCTTCGTCCTCGACCCGATGCTGGCCACGGGCGGCTCGCTCGTGCACTGCTGCGGTCTGCTCACTGCCCGCGGCGCCACGTCGATCACCGTCCTGTGCGCGCTGGCCGCGCCGGAGGGCATCCAGCGGCTGGAGGAGAGCGGGCTGCCGCTGCGGGTGTTCACCGCCAGCGTGGACGAGGGGCTCAACGACAAGGCCTACATCGTCCCCGGCCTGGGCGACGCGGGCGACCGCCAGTTCGGCGCGGTCTGA
- a CDS encoding Gfo/Idh/MocA family protein, giving the protein MRFGVLGTGFWAKEIHASALAAHPAAELVGIWGRDVAKAEAVGAEFDVPGFAHVDELLAQVDAVSIALPPDVQAPLAERAARAGKHLLLEKPIALDVEGADRVVAAVRDAGVASVVFFTFRFRPATATWLEQAARTTPAGGHGSWLSSLAGSPFDSSPWRKDRGALWDIGPHALSLLVPALGPVVAVQAGAGLGDTVHLVLTHESGVASTVTVSHTVAPMSVGNEFFVHGDAGRLVLLPEDGVAPEAFAVAVDELMQAAVAGGTHPCDVGFGRDVVAVLAAAARALDSGCREPVGR; this is encoded by the coding sequence GTGCGCTTCGGCGTCCTGGGCACCGGCTTCTGGGCCAAGGAGATCCACGCCTCGGCGCTCGCGGCGCATCCGGCCGCCGAACTGGTCGGCATCTGGGGTCGTGACGTCGCGAAGGCGGAGGCCGTGGGCGCGGAGTTCGACGTCCCCGGGTTTGCCCACGTCGACGAGCTGCTGGCGCAGGTGGACGCCGTCAGCATCGCGCTGCCGCCGGACGTGCAGGCGCCGCTGGCCGAGCGCGCTGCCAGGGCGGGCAAGCACCTGCTGCTGGAGAAGCCGATCGCCCTCGACGTCGAGGGCGCCGACCGAGTGGTGGCCGCCGTCCGGGATGCCGGCGTCGCGTCGGTCGTGTTCTTCACCTTCCGGTTCCGTCCGGCGACGGCGACCTGGCTCGAGCAGGCGGCCCGGACGACGCCGGCCGGTGGGCACGGGTCGTGGCTGTCGTCGCTCGCCGGCTCGCCGTTCGACTCCTCGCCGTGGCGCAAGGACCGCGGGGCGCTGTGGGACATCGGCCCGCACGCGCTCTCGCTGCTCGTGCCCGCGCTCGGCCCGGTGGTCGCCGTGCAGGCCGGCGCGGGGCTGGGGGACACCGTGCACCTGGTGCTCACGCACGAGTCCGGCGTGGCATCGACGGTCACGGTGTCGCACACGGTGGCCCCGATGTCGGTGGGCAACGAGTTCTTCGTCCACGGGGACGCCGGTCGGCTCGTGCTGCTGCCGGAGGACGGGGTGGCGCCGGAGGCCTTCGCGGTGGCCGTCGACGAGCTGATGCAGGCCGCGGTCGCCGGTGGCACGCACCCGTGCGACGTCGGCTTCGGGCGGGACGTCGTCGCCGTGCTCGCGGCGGCCGCACGCGCGCTGGACTCCGGCTGCCGGGAGCCGGTCGGCCGGTGA
- a CDS encoding dihydrofolate reductase family protein, whose product MRKIIVHMSVSLDGFFEGPDHDISWHRVDDELHTYVNEQLATASTFLEGRVTQELMAAFWPTADQDPEVSAPMKEFAGIWRDMPKIVFSRTLDRVDWATEVRNEVDPAEIRALKDRPGGDMVLGGADLAATFRRHDLIDEYRLFVNPVLLGRGRQLFGPSGAPTDLRLVEARTFGNGVVLLRHERAR is encoded by the coding sequence ATGCGGAAGATCATCGTGCACATGTCGGTGTCGCTCGACGGCTTCTTCGAGGGGCCGGACCACGACATCAGCTGGCACCGGGTCGACGACGAGCTGCACACCTACGTCAACGAGCAGCTCGCGACCGCGAGCACGTTCCTCGAGGGACGGGTCACCCAGGAGCTCATGGCGGCGTTCTGGCCCACGGCCGACCAGGACCCGGAGGTCTCCGCGCCGATGAAGGAGTTCGCCGGTATCTGGCGGGACATGCCCAAGATCGTCTTCTCGCGGACGCTGGACCGTGTCGACTGGGCCACCGAGGTGCGGAACGAGGTCGACCCGGCCGAGATCCGTGCGCTCAAGGACCGGCCCGGAGGCGACATGGTGCTGGGCGGCGCCGACCTCGCCGCGACCTTCCGGCGGCACGACCTGATCGACGAGTACCGGCTCTTCGTGAACCCGGTGCTGCTCGGCCGTGGGCGGCAGCTCTTCGGGCCGTCGGGTGCACCGACCGACCTGCGATTGGTCGAGGCGCGGACCTTCGGCAACGGCGTCGTCCTGCTGCGGCACGAGCGCGCCCGCTGA
- a CDS encoding DUF805 domain-containing protein, whose translation MTVGQWYVRRGRISRRVFWLHYFLPILGAQIAAGILDLVLGFASTRPESGEGFVFSTTSGPIGLVVALALLVPSVASQVTRLHDRGHSAWWLLWVFLPIVGVILLIVQTGFLRGDAGPNQYGPAPDRPVRDPIDA comes from the coding sequence GTGACGGTGGGGCAGTGGTACGTACGACGTGGTCGGATCTCGCGACGGGTCTTCTGGCTGCACTATTTCCTGCCGATCCTCGGTGCCCAGATCGCAGCCGGCATCCTCGACCTCGTCCTCGGGTTCGCGAGCACCAGGCCCGAGAGCGGTGAGGGCTTCGTCTTCTCGACGACGTCCGGGCCGATCGGGCTCGTCGTCGCCCTCGCCCTGCTCGTGCCGAGCGTCGCCTCGCAGGTGACCCGGCTGCACGACCGTGGCCACTCGGCCTGGTGGCTGTTGTGGGTCTTCCTGCCGATCGTCGGCGTGATCCTCCTCATCGTCCAGACCGGTTTCCTCCGTGGCGATGCCGGCCCCAACCAGTACGGGCCGGCCCCCGACCGTCCGGTGCGCGACCCGATCGACGCCTGA
- a CDS encoding phospho-sugar mutase, with translation MSDDLLTTARAWADADPHAGDRAEIEALIEAANLEELARRFSGPLTFGTAGLRGPLRAGPAGMNAAVVTRAAAGLARHLTESGHAGGGVVIGYDARRRSDEFARLSAAVLAGAGFAVQVLPRALPTPVLCFAVRHLACVAGVMVTASHNPPDDNGYKVYLGDGAQLVPPADRQIESAIAAVGPARDVPLSDEWLTLGDDVRDDYVTAVVEALQPARVPARGNLTVAYTAMHGVGAGTTRAVFTAAGLAEPVTVPEQDSPDPTFRTVSFPNPEEPGATDLLKALAARIEADLAIAEDPDADRCAVVCGGRQLTGDEVGALLADWLLRRGARGTYASSLVSGSLMHVIAQSAGQPSAETPTGFKWIIRAGSDEAPLVYGYEEALGYAVTPSVARDKDGISAALAVALLAAELKSDGRTLLDRLDELAGEHGLFVTGQLSARVEDLSLISDAMTRLRARPPATLLGRPVGYADLALEDPPVDAVRLLGDGVRVIVRPSGTEPKLKAYLETVVPVHEDAGLIAARGRGEDELDQLRAEMSAALGL, from the coding sequence ATGAGCGACGACCTGCTCACCACCGCCCGGGCCTGGGCCGACGCCGATCCGCACGCCGGGGACCGCGCGGAGATCGAGGCGCTGATCGAGGCCGCGAACCTCGAGGAGCTGGCCCGTCGCTTCTCGGGTCCGCTGACGTTCGGGACGGCGGGGCTGCGGGGTCCGCTGCGTGCCGGGCCGGCCGGGATGAACGCCGCCGTGGTCACCCGGGCCGCTGCGGGTCTGGCCCGCCACCTCACCGAGTCCGGGCACGCGGGTGGCGGCGTGGTCATCGGCTACGACGCGCGCCGCCGGTCCGACGAGTTCGCGCGACTCTCCGCCGCGGTCCTGGCGGGTGCGGGGTTCGCGGTGCAGGTGCTGCCCAGGGCACTGCCCACGCCGGTCCTCTGCTTCGCCGTCCGGCACCTCGCGTGCGTGGCCGGCGTCATGGTGACGGCCAGCCACAACCCGCCCGACGACAACGGCTACAAGGTCTACCTCGGCGACGGCGCACAGCTCGTGCCGCCGGCCGACCGGCAGATCGAGTCCGCGATCGCGGCGGTCGGACCGGCACGGGACGTGCCGCTGTCCGACGAGTGGCTGACCCTGGGCGACGACGTCCGGGACGACTACGTGACCGCGGTCGTCGAGGCGCTCCAGCCGGCGCGCGTACCGGCCCGGGGAAACCTCACGGTCGCGTACACCGCCATGCACGGCGTGGGCGCGGGGACGACACGGGCGGTGTTCACCGCCGCCGGGCTCGCGGAGCCGGTGACCGTGCCGGAGCAGGACTCTCCCGACCCGACGTTCCGGACCGTCTCCTTCCCCAACCCGGAGGAGCCGGGCGCCACCGACCTGCTGAAGGCACTGGCCGCGCGGATCGAGGCCGACCTCGCGATCGCGGAGGACCCCGACGCCGACCGGTGCGCAGTGGTCTGCGGCGGCCGTCAGCTGACCGGTGACGAGGTCGGTGCGCTGCTGGCCGACTGGCTGCTGCGGCGTGGCGCGCGCGGGACGTACGCGTCGTCGCTGGTGAGCGGCTCGCTGATGCACGTCATCGCACAGTCCGCCGGGCAGCCGTCGGCGGAGACGCCGACCGGGTTCAAGTGGATCATCCGCGCCGGGTCGGACGAGGCGCCGCTGGTCTACGGGTACGAGGAGGCGCTGGGCTACGCCGTCACCCCGTCGGTGGCCCGCGACAAGGACGGGATCTCGGCCGCCCTGGCCGTCGCGCTCCTGGCGGCCGAGCTGAAGTCCGACGGGCGCACGCTGCTGGACCGGCTGGACGAGCTGGCGGGCGAGCACGGGCTGTTCGTGACCGGCCAGCTGTCGGCGCGGGTCGAGGACCTGTCGCTGATCTCGGATGCGATGACGCGGCTGCGCGCCCGGCCGCCGGCGACCCTGCTCGGCCGCCCGGTGGGCTACGCCGACCTGGCGCTGGAGGACCCTCCGGTCGACGCGGTACGGCTGCTCGGCGACGGCGTCCGCGTGATCGTGCGGCCCAGCGGCACCGAGCCGAAGCTCAAGGCCTACCTGGAGACCGTGGTCCCGGTGCACGAGGACGCCGGGCTGATCGCCGCCCGTGGGCGGGGTGAGGACGAGCTGGACCAGCTGCGCGCGGAGATGTCGGCGGCGCTGGGTCTCTGA